One Flavobacteriales bacterium DNA segment encodes these proteins:
- a CDS encoding bifunctional 5,10-methylene-tetrahydrofolate dehydrogenase/5,10-methylene-tetrahydrofolate cyclohydrolase (catalyzes the formation of 5,10-methenyltetrahydrofolate from 5,10-methylenetetrahydrofolate and subsequent formation of 10-formyltetrahydrofolate from 5,10-methenyltetrahydrofolate) has product MQILDGKKTSEEIKKEIAIEVAEIRNKKGKIPHLAAILVGSNGASMTYVNSKIKDCEEVGFKSSLVKLSDTVSEKELIKKIKELNADEDVDGFIVQLPLPQHIDEKKIIKAIKPEKDVDGFHPENVGKMALNLPGFLPATPYGIIQLLQRYNVETTGKHCVVVGRSHIVGLPMSILMGRNAYPGNCTVTLTHSRTVNFKEICRTADILIVALGKPEHITADMVKDGVVIVDVGITRVPDASKKAGYRIVGDVKFDEVAPKSLFITPVPGGVGPMTRASLLKNTLLASKMK; this is encoded by the coding sequence ATGCAGATTCTCGACGGTAAAAAAACTTCAGAAGAAATTAAAAAGGAAATAGCTATTGAGGTAGCAGAAATCCGAAATAAAAAAGGAAAAATTCCTCATTTGGCAGCAATTCTGGTGGGCAGTAACGGGGCGTCGATGACCTATGTGAATTCTAAGATTAAAGATTGCGAAGAGGTTGGATTTAAATCCTCATTGGTAAAATTGTCGGATACCGTTTCTGAAAAGGAACTCATAAAGAAAATTAAAGAGCTGAATGCAGATGAAGATGTAGATGGATTTATCGTTCAGCTTCCTTTGCCACAGCATATCGATGAGAAAAAAATCATTAAAGCAATTAAGCCCGAAAAAGATGTGGATGGATTCCATCCCGAAAATGTAGGAAAGATGGCTTTGAATCTGCCCGGCTTTTTACCGGCAACTCCATATGGGATAATTCAATTGTTGCAGCGATATAATGTAGAAACCACAGGTAAACATTGCGTAGTTGTTGGTCGTAGTCATATTGTTGGCTTACCCATGAGTATTTTAATGGGGAGAAATGCCTATCCCGGAAATTGCACGGTGACACTCACGCATAGTCGCACAGTGAATTTTAAAGAGATTTGCCGCACCGCAGATATTTTAATCGTGGCATTGGGTAAACCGGAACATATAACTGCAGATATGGTAAAAGACGGTGTTGTAATTGTAGATGTAGGAATCACCCGTGTTCCGGATGCCAGTAAGAAAGCCGGATACCGAATTGTAGGTGATGTGAAATTTGATGAAGTGGCCCCCAAATCATTATTCATCACACCGGTGCCGGGAGGGGTTGGACCAATGACCAGGGCATCTTTATTAAAGAATACACTTCTTGCTTCAAAAATGAAATAA